One Fontisphaera persica DNA window includes the following coding sequences:
- the rpsG gene encoding 30S ribosomal protein S7, producing the protein MSRRRQAVRRPMAEDPKYHSVLVTRLINTVMKWGKKSTAQRIVYGAFDQIVAKNPQINPLEVLQRAVDNAKPRIETKARRVGGATYQVPLEVPPDRQISLAMRWMVDFADARKGIAMREALAAEIMDAYQGQGNAIRKRDEVHRMAQANKAFAHFRW; encoded by the coding sequence ATGTCTCGACGTCGTCAAGCAGTCCGCCGGCCCATGGCCGAAGACCCGAAGTACCACAGCGTGCTGGTCACCCGGCTGATCAACACGGTGATGAAGTGGGGCAAGAAGAGCACGGCCCAGCGGATTGTTTATGGGGCCTTTGACCAGATTGTGGCCAAGAATCCCCAGATCAATCCCCTGGAGGTGCTGCAGCGCGCGGTGGACAACGCGAAACCGCGCATTGAGACCAAGGCCCGCCGTGTGGGCGGCGCCACGTACCAGGTGCCCCTGGAAGTGCCGCCCGACCGGCAGATTTCCCTGGCCATGCGCTGGATGGTGGATTTTGCCGACGCCCGCAAGGGCATCGCCATGCGCGAGGCGCTGGCGGCGGAAATCATGGACGCCTACCAGGGACAGGGCAACGCCATACGCAAACGCGACGAGGTCCATCGGATGGCTCAGGCCAACAAAGCCTTTGCCCATTTCCGCTGGTAG